The Triticum aestivum cultivar Chinese Spring chromosome 7B, IWGSC CS RefSeq v2.1, whole genome shotgun sequence genome window below encodes:
- the LOC123157701 gene encoding proline-, glutamic acid- and leucine-rich protein 1: MSGGGRKPVGDDAEVEALLRAAQDAVLLKLQANSHLVSSSSSAASNPLALDEGPGPLDDDLARRLDALRSRPAPPKRPGGAPTPAAGGMDEMEARFAALKGAAVCPDKETRVRLEDLGGESDEEDEVEKVMRWAMDAARLDVATAGGGASNADHKEEEDKSSNAEDKEEEDKSSASSEDEEERLELEETRKEKEMMSKKNKAKSRWFFF, from the coding sequence ATGAGCGGCGgcggccggaagccggtgggcgacgATGCGGAGGTGGAAGCACTGCTCCGGGCGGCACAAGACGCCGTGCTGCTCAAGCTCCAGGCCAACTCCCACCTCgtctcgtcgtcgtcctccgccgcCTCGAACCCTCTTGCTCTCGACGAGGGGCCCGGTCCACTGGACGACGACCTCGCCCGCCGCCTCGACGCGCTCAGGTCCCGCCCGGCGCCGCCGAAGCGGCCCGGTGGTGCCCCCACCCCTGCAGCCGGCGGGATGGACGAGATGGAGGCACGGTTCGCGGCGCTGAAAGGCGCGGCGGTTTGCCCGGATAAGGAGACAAGGGTGCGGCTGGAGGATCTGGGAGGGGAATCggacgaggaggacgaggtggagaaGGTGATGCGGTGGGCGATGGACGCCGCGCGGCTCGACGTCGCCACTGCCGGCGGTGGTGCCAGCAACGCCgaccacaaggaagaagaagacaagagcagCAACGccgaggacaaggaagaagaagacaagagcagCGCCAGTAGCGAGGATGAGGAAGAGAGACTGGAACTGGAGGAgacgaggaaggagaaggagatgatgaGCAAGAAGAACAAAGCCAAGAGCAGGTGGTTCTTCTTTTGA
- the LOC123157702 gene encoding small nuclear ribonucleoprotein E: MASTKVQRIMTQPINLIFRFLQSKARIQIWLFEQKDMRIEGRIIGFDEYMNLVLEDAEEINIKKNTRKSLGRILLKGDNITLMMNTGK, from the exons ATGGCGTCCACCAAAGTCCAGCGTATCATGACCCAGCCCATC AACCTCATCTTTCGGTTCCTCCAGAGC AAAGCGCGCATCCAGATCTGGCTTTTCGAGCAGAAGGATATGCGGATCGAGGGTCGTATCATC GGCTTTGATGAGTACATGAACCTGGTTCTCGAGGATGCTGAGGAAATCAACATTAAGAAGAACACCAGGAAATCGTTGG GAAGGATACTCTTGAAAGGCGACAACATAACTCTGATGATGAACAC TGGAAAGTGA